The genomic window TCAAAAGGATTAGTTAAATTATCACAAGGAGAATATATTGAAACAGAAATgttgaataatatatacacacaaatatcttttataaataattgtGTTGTATATGGTGATGATTCTATGGATGGTCCACTGGCTATCCTTTCCGTTGATAAAgatttattattcaaatGTTTAAAGGATGATAATATGTTAGAAAAAACTCAAGTTAGTGAACAAAATTATAGAGAAAAATTAActgatgaaaatataaataataatatttttgttgattatattaaaga from Plasmodium reichenowi strain SY57 chromosome Unknown, whole genome shotgun sequence includes these protein-coding regions:
- a CDS encoding acyl-CoA synthetase, with the translated sequence SKGLVKLSQGEYIETEMLNNIYTQISFINNCVVYGDDSMDGPLAILSVDKDLLFKCLKDDNMLEKTQVSEQNYREKLTDENINNNIFVDYIKEKMMEVYK